A window of Drosophila santomea strain STO CAGO 1482 chromosome X, Prin_Dsan_1.1, whole genome shotgun sequence genomic DNA:
CcgcaaataatttggaaaatagCTGGGACAATTTGTACACAACCGGTTTCAAGGCTATTCGGTTAATAAGATCAGTACGAGTCCCGTGTATAAAAGAGTAAGACTTTCAATTTCGACTTTCAATTCATCCATTTTAGAATGGGCCACAAGTCCTTCAACGCCTCACGTAGAATCTGCGGTAGTAGAGAGCTCGGCTGATAAAGCCATTTTTGGGGGGCGCAGTCTTGGTTGTTTCGATACTTGGAATCATTGGATCGCCCAGCTGAGGATCACTACTTTTGGTATTGGAATTTGAGGCTTCAGTGGCATTGGACGAAGGGCACTTGGACGATGGCAGGGGCAAGGGTAATGGCTTCTTGACGCTCTGCGTGGGATATGATTTCTAAGGGAATCTCGTCTTGTAAATGGAACGCGAATTCTTCAGTGGCCACCATAGCTGGGTGAAACATATAGACGGAACAGCACT
This region includes:
- the LOC120456850 gene encoding uncharacterized protein LOC120456850 isoform X2; its protein translation is MAKAKIHQWVGQLRDVGKVLRWNSALVDKASWVLSRIQSVKKPLPLPLPSSKCPSSNATEASNSNTKSSDPQLGDPMIPSIETTKTAPPKNGFISRALYYRRFYVRR
- the LOC120456850 gene encoding uncharacterized protein LOC120456850 isoform X1: MAKAKIHQWVGQLRDVGKVLRWNSALVDKASWVLSRIQKSYPTQSVKKPLPLPLPSSKCPSSNATEASNSNTKSSDPQLGDPMIPSIETTKTAPPKNGFISRALYYRRFYVRR